A single genomic interval of Sceloporus undulatus isolate JIND9_A2432 ecotype Alabama chromosome 2, SceUnd_v1.1, whole genome shotgun sequence harbors:
- the LOC121921996 gene encoding zinc finger protein 239-like: MQEDHGSVISLGDNTHECLYTGDNLHYCSVYSKSFGDKPSRINCERPNLAEKRYKCSDCGKSFKKKSALLTHDRTHTGEKPYKCTDCGNSFSNKSSLTRHKRKHTGEKPFCCLNCGKRFSQSSSLIRHMRNHTGLRPYICSDCGKSFKQSSSLLVHGRTHTGETPYSCSICGKRFSQSSNLVKHERIHTGEKPYRCPDCGNTFSNKSSLTRHKRNHTGQKPYKCLHCGKKFKQSSGLLKHERIHRQQGLTKYSDSGKCFDPNLSLKAHERTHIGKSV; this comes from the exons ATGCAAGAAGATCATGGCAGTGTCATCTCATTGG GAGACAATACACATGAATGCCTCTACACAGGAGACAATCTCCATTACTGCTCTGTCTACAGTAAAAGCTTCGGTGACAAACCAAGTAGAATAAACTGTGAGAGACCTAACTTGGCTGAAAAACGATATAAGTGCTCTGACTGTGGAAAAAGTTTCAAGAAAAAATCAGCCCTTCTCACCCATGACAGaacccacactggagaaaaaccatataaatgtacAGACTGTGGGAACAGTTTCAGTAACAAATCGAGCCTTACAAGACATAAGAGGaagcacacaggagaaaagccttTTTGTTGTCTGAACTGTGGGAAAAGGTTCAGTCAGAGCTCCAGCCTGATCAGGCACATGAGAAACCACACAGGCCTGAGACCGTATATATGCTCAgactgtgggaagagcttcaagcAGAGTTCCAGCCTTCTCGTTCATgggagaacccacacaggagagacgCCATATAGCTGCTCAATCTGTGGGAAACGTTTCTCCCAAAGTTCAAACCTTGTGAaacatgagagaatccacactggggaaaagcCTTATAGGTGCCCGGACTGTGGGAACACTTTCAGTAACAAATCCAGCCTCACAAGACATAAAAGGAACCATACAGGCCAGAAACCCTATAAATGTTTGCACTGTGGTAAAAAGTTTAAGCAGAGTTCTGGTCTCCTTAAACATGAGAGAATCCACAGGCAGCAGGGCCTCACAAAATATTCTGATTCTGGCAAATGCTTTGATCCAAATCTTAGCCTGAAGGCGCATGAGAGAACCCACATAGGAAAGTCTGTGTAA